From Eriocheir sinensis breed Jianghai 21 chromosome 19, ASM2467909v1, whole genome shotgun sequence:
ACACTTTCTTCtcgtgctgcctatagcgccgccAGGCTCTCCGGAGGGGCCTGATGGATTGTCCCAGCCCGTTAGGGTCGCAGGCGAATTTCAGGTGGTTGCCGTGATACATGACTATGAGATGTTAATGGCTCCTAAGCATTCATGAGGCTGTTTGGTTAGGGGGGGACGGAAACACCTCACCAGGCAACAGCCAATCAGCAGCTTCTTCACTGACCTGGAGTCAGGTCGTGCGGGGATCCGGCTGAGGTGAACGGACCACCACACGACCCGCTGCTCGTGCCCACGGCGGCGGCGGCCGAGGCGAGGAGCAGCGGCGCGGAGCGGGGCTGAGCCAGAGTATCTGGAGTCTTGGACATAAACACACGGACGAGGTATGCGATGCTTGCGTGACAGGGGCGGTCAGGGTGCTGATTTTAAGCAGTTAATCTTTAGTTATTTTGCCGTGCCTATTTCGTCGTCTACCCTGCTGTAATTCTTAATGTTTTGTCCGTTGTAGATGTGGTGCAGTATCTTGCTGGCGgcagtgatggtggcggcggcgggcggccaGAGTCGATTTAGTTATGACGGGACGCCCCTAGATGACGACGTGGTCGTTGGGTCAGGACAGCGTCAGCAGTTCTTTGCGTCCCGACAGCCCCGGCCACAACAGCTGTTTGTACAGGAGCGGCCCCAGCAGGTCTTCGTCCAGCAGCAGCCTCAGCCACAGGTGTTTGTACAGCCTGAGCCACAGCAGGTGTTTGTGCAGCCCCAGCCACGCCCCATGTTCCAGATGCTCCCCTCGTTCTCACAGCAGGCGGCGGTGATCCAGAGCGTCCAGCCGCAAGTGTCTTCCGCCTGTCCGGCCACTTACTCCCTGGTAAGTCACTCCCTCTAGACTCGTGTTGCACCAATACTCTTGACGATGCTTCCCTCCCGCTGACCGCCGCTCCCGTCCCCAGGTCCACACCACCTACCAGGGCCGAGTCTACCACTTCTCCTGGTGCAACCTGCCCGGCCACGGTTTCTCCCAGTCCGCCGCCAGAGACTACTGCCGCGGCCTCGGCGAGGTAACAGTGATGAACCGACGCGGCAGCTTTGACCTATACAGCGTCGATCGCACTACTGATTTCGATTACTTCTTCGAGCTGCTCCTCCAGCGTGAGTTTACTCTACCGTGCATGTTCCCCTCGTTCATGGCTCATTGATAGGCCTATAATACtttaatataaatattcaaagaaATGAGTACCTTATTATTGGTACTATAAATATTCAAGCTTGTGTGATTTTCACTGACAAACCTTTACTTGCAGACCAAATCCCCTCCGTCTGGACCAGGGACCTTGCCTCCACCGCGCCCTATGAAATCCGCGGCTCCATCACCAGGTGAGTTTCGGCTCTGCCATTCATAGCCACTCTCCCATTGCCGCCTTCCCCGCCGCACCCTCCTCGCTAACACTGTCTTCCTCACCAGGTCCGGGGACTCCACGGTCGGCCAAGACTGCCTCTCGCTGGAGGCTTCCACAgacggcctcttcctcctccaggacTCTTGCTCCGACCGGAAGGCCGCCGTCTGCGTGGCTCATTGGCAGTAGATAAGTTTGTCAATAACC
This genomic window contains:
- the LOC127000814 gene encoding uncharacterized protein LOC127000814; the protein is MWCSILLAAVMVAAAGGQSRFSYDGTPLDDDVVVGSGQRQQFFASRQPRPQQLFVQERPQQVFVQQQPQPQVFVQPEPQQVFVQPQPRPMFQMLPSFSQQAAVIQSVQPQVSSACPATYSLVHTTYQGRVYHFSWCNLPGHGFSQSAARDYCRGLGEVTVMNRRGSFDLYSVDRTTDFDYFFELLLQHQIPSVWTRDLASTAPYEIRGSITRSGDSTVGQDCLSLEASTDGLFLLQDSCSDRKAAVCVAHWQ